From one Gossypium hirsutum isolate 1008001.06 chromosome D08, Gossypium_hirsutum_v2.1, whole genome shotgun sequence genomic stretch:
- the LOC107899912 gene encoding 60S ribosomal protein L28-1 — FVSAPGQLIWEVVKKNNCFLVRQFGRGTASLQFSKEPNNLYNLHSYKHSGLANKKTVTIQSGGKDQSVLLATTKTKKQNKPSALLHKSLMKKEFPRMAKAVKNQVTYNYYMPDLTKAALARLSTVHRSLKVAKSSFKKRNRQALKVRGRK; from the exons tttgtaTCGGCACCCGGACAATTGATTTGGGAGGTAGTGAAGAAGAACAATTGCTTTTTGGTGAGGCAGTTTGGAAGAGGAACTGCTAGCCTTCAGTTCAGCAAAGAGCCCAACAATCTCTACAACCTACACTCCTACAAACACTCTG GGTTGGCAAACAAGAAAACAGTCACCATTCAAAGTGGGGGCAAAGACCAGTCTGTGCTGCTAGCAACCACCAAGACTAAGAAGCAGAACAAGCCTTCGGCCTTGCTTCACAAGTCACTCATGAAAAAGGAGTTCCCCAGGATGGCCAAGGCAGTCAAAAACCAG GTGACATACAACTACTACATGCCAGATTTAACAAAAGCAGCCCTTGCAAGGTTGAGTACTGTGCACAGGAGTCTAAAGGTAGCCAAGTCTAGTTTCAAGAAGAGGAATAGGCAAGCATTGAAGGTTCGTGGCAGGAAGTGA